The Oreochromis niloticus isolate F11D_XX linkage group LG15, O_niloticus_UMD_NMBU, whole genome shotgun sequence genome includes a region encoding these proteins:
- the ppp4r4 gene encoding serine/threonine-protein phosphatase 4 regulatory subunit 4 isoform X3 has protein sequence MLPGRMALSPAGVLCGPLEELQELAFIERPIRRSLKTAEEIDQLTVDEDLNDIERAVYLLSVGQEVQRVSVISNLPSLVRQNPAETFRRVVPKVREVLNGAGAEIQLAAAASFLTILQDDIILIHTHTYSILKIVLLHLNHRDTVVSTAWLETLLLAINALPKETIKQEVLNPLLHQSQLSHAPQARLASCRILGKVACKFDSYIVKKELLPLARSLCQDPEFEVRACMCRQLESIARATGVDDTRAELLPDLVELAGDEDSSVRLAAFDTITNLMEMMDSDDQLHIVIPLVMAVCEASLQEDEAIMASLSFQFGKLCNELAGSLSDEQKSHLLQTFKELCTTGLQTEGNQTDSNNESTLIRCNCCYNLPAMVVFADTAHFLSELYPSFSSLCSDPEVCVRRSAAASFHQVVKLLGSKVQLLHKELLCLLQDDALEVLDALMTHVEETLEAVLSRGENQSLDNKFPDLMAGLLLAEQKIGRSLRWRLHEKLLQRYSCLARLLPGELLHQSFSPRIFIILTTNKVLPVQKAAARTFCTFLRYNRKQEQRQEMMGRLIQDLAQGRSYWNRLRFLDVCETATEIFSRKYFNKHFLIPALELVHDPVANVRYKLCQLLPRLRSSLRLPADKQLLQKLDFCVQKLLCKEKDKDVVAMIRKTVLELDKLDLSEPFHKRQERDLLDQKKEKEETLLLEMEQLERQQNEGKLNSDKHPERKRRDSKTGLSATKSMSVSSSAGASSSYDKEMRKAKLSRSRSLTSQPTTSKPVTSDRSLKVKELSSASASGKASMLTSKDDSLRTAHFSMGAQSASSMPVLIRSNTTSLLDRASTLDQRDHRPNTLDYRTGNMDHRNNIMNHRTSTLDQRDHRTSTLDQRDHRTSTLEQRDHRTSTLDQRSKTMDRGCSMKEGQSRKLSINRKSNSFSVQSGRD, from the exons TGTTGGTCAAGAGGTGCAGAGGGTCAGTGTCATCAGTAACCTCCCAAGTCTCGTCCGACAGAATCCAGCTGAAACATTTCGTAGAGTGGTACCAAAAGTTCGG GAGGTTCTGAACGGAGCTGGAGCTGAAATCCAGCTGGCTGCAGCAGCGTCATTTTTAACCATCCTTCAAGATGACATCATACTGATCCACACCCACACTTACTCCATCCTAAAGATTGTCTTGTTGCACCTGAACCACAGAGACACAG TGGTGAGCACCGCCTGGCTGGAAACTCTGCTATTAGCCATCAACGCTCTGCCCAAAGAAACCATCAAACAAGAG GTGCTGAACCCCCTACTACATCAGTCTCAGCTGTCTCACGCTCCTCAGGCTCGGCTGGCCAGCTGTCGCATTTTAGGAAAAGTTGCCTGCAAATTTGATTCCTACAT cgtgaagaaggagctgctgccTTTGGCTCGTTCTTTATGTCAGGACCCGGAGTTTGAAGTCCGAGCCTGTATGTGCCGTCAGCTGGAGAGTATTGCGAGAGCCACTGG ggTGGATGACACCAGAGCAGAGCTTCTTCCTGATCTAGTGGAACTTGCTGGAGATGAGGACAGCAGTGTCCGCCTTGCTGCCTTTGACACAATCACCAACCTAATGGAGATGATGGACAGCG ATGACCAACTCCACATTGTCATTCCTTTGGTGATGGCGGTGTGTGAGGCCTCGCTGCAGGAGGATGAAGCAATTATGGCATCTTTGTCATTCCAGTTTGGGAAGCTCTGCAATGAATTGGCAG GCTCACTGTCAGACGAGCAGAAGAGTCATTTACTGCAGACGTTTAAGGAGTTGTGTACCACTGGCCTGCAGACTGAGGGAAACCAGACTGATAGCAACAACGAATCCACGCTTATCCGCTGCAACTGCTGCTACAATCTGCCG GCTATGGTGGTTTTTGCAGACACAGCTCACTTCCTATCGGAGCTGTACCCTTCTTTCTCTAGTCTTTGTAGTGACCCAGAGGTCTGTGTCCGGCGCAGCGCAGCAGCCAGTTTCCACCAG GTGGTCAAGTTGCTTGGTTCAAAAGTCCAGCTGCTCCACAaagaacttctgtgtctgcttcAGGATGATGCACTGGAG GTGCTGGATGCTCTGATGACTCATGTAGAAGAAACTTTGGAGGCAGTTCTGTCACGAGGAGAGAACCAGTCGCTGGACAACAAG TTCCCAGATCTGATGGCAGGACTACTGTTAGCTGAACAGAAGATTGGACGTTCCTTACGTTGGCGGCTTCACGAGAAGCTCCTGCAACGTTATAGCTGCCTGGCAAGACTGCTACCTGGAGAGCTGCTACACCAGAGCTTCTCCCCTCGCATCTTCATTATCCTCACCACCAAT AAAGTGTTGCCGGTACAGAAGGCGGCAGCTCGCACATTCTGCACATTCCTGCGCTACAACCGCAAACAGGAGCAGCGTCAGGAGATGATGGGGCGACTCATACAAG ATCTGGCTCAGGGACGCAGCTACTGGAATCGTCTGAGGTTCCTAGATGTTTGTGAAACTGCCACAGAGATTTTCTCCAGAAAATACTTCAACAAACATTTCCTGATTCCAGCACTGGAGCTAGTCCATGACCCAGTTGCCAATGTCAG GTACAAGCTGTGCCAGTTGCTGCCCAGGTTGCGTTCTTCACTTCGTCTGCCGGCTGacaaacagctgctgcagaaacTTGACTTCTGCGTCCAGAAGCTGCTTTgcaaagagaaagacaaagatGTGGTGGCCATGATTCGCAAG ACAGTCTTGGAACTGGACAAACTAGACCTCTCAGAACCT TTTCATAAGAGGCAGGAGAGGGACTTGTTGGACcagaagaaggagaaggaggagacgCTGTTGCTGGAGATG GAACAGCTGGAGAGGCAGCAGAATGAAGGAAAACTGAACTCTGACAAACATCCGGAGAGAAAAA GAAGAGACAGCAAGACCGGTCTATCTGCCACCAAGTCCATGTCTGTGTCCTCATCTGCAGGCGCCTCATCCTCCTACG ATAAAGAGATGAGAAAGGCAAAGCTGTCACGGAGTCGGTCTCTCACCAGTCAGCCGACGACGTCTAAACCTGTGACGTCAGACAGATCTCT GAAGGTCAAAGAGCTGAGCAGTGCATCTGCATCCGGGAAGGCCTCCATGTTGACCAGTAAAG ATGACTCTTTAAGGACAGCTCACTTCAGCATGGGAGCCCAGTCTGCCTCCTCCATGCCAGTCCTGATCCGTAGCAACACTACTAGCCTCCTGGACAGGGCCAGTACGCTGGACCAGAGAGACCACAGGCCTAATACACTTGACTACAGGACTGGTAACATGGATCACAGGAACAATATAATGAACCACAGAACCAGTACATTGGACCAGAGAGACCACAGAACCAGTACCTTGGATCAGCGAGACCACAGAACCAGTACTCTAGAGCAGAGAGACCACAGGACCAGTACCTTGGATCAGCGCAGTAAAACAATGGATCGGGGGTGCAGCATGAAGGAAGGACAGTCCAGGAAGCTGTCCAT
- the ppp4r4 gene encoding serine/threonine-protein phosphatase 4 regulatory subunit 4 isoform X1 → MLPGRMALSPAGVLCGPLEELQELAFIERPIRRSLKTAEEIDQLTVDEDLNDIERAVYLLSVGQEVQRVSVISNLPSLVRQNPAETFRRVVPKVRVTCPVCVTQEVLNGAGAEIQLAAAASFLTILQDDIILIHTHTYSILKIVLLHLNHRDTVVSTAWLETLLLAINALPKETIKQEVLNPLLHQSQLSHAPQARLASCRILGKVACKFDSYIVKKELLPLARSLCQDPEFEVRACMCRQLESIARATGVDDTRAELLPDLVELAGDEDSSVRLAAFDTITNLMEMMDSDDQLHIVIPLVMAVCEASLQEDEAIMASLSFQFGKLCNELAGSLSDEQKSHLLQTFKELCTTGLQTEGNQTDSNNESTLIRCNCCYNLPAMVVFADTAHFLSELYPSFSSLCSDPEVCVRRSAAASFHQVVKLLGSKVQLLHKELLCLLQDDALEVLDALMTHVEETLEAVLSRGENQSLDNKFPDLMAGLLLAEQKIGRSLRWRLHEKLLQRYSCLARLLPGELLHQSFSPRIFIILTTNKVLPVQKAAARTFCTFLRYNRKQEQRQEMMGRLIQDLAQGRSYWNRLRFLDVCETATEIFSRKYFNKHFLIPALELVHDPVANVRYKLCQLLPRLRSSLRLPADKQLLQKLDFCVQKLLCKEKDKDVVAMIRKTVLELDKLDLSEPFHKRQERDLLDQKKEKEETLLLEMEQLERQQNEGKLNSDKHPERKRRDSKTGLSATKSMSVSSSAGASSSYDKEMRKAKLSRSRSLTSQPTTSKPVTSDRSLKVKELSSASASGKASMLTSKDDSLRTAHFSMGAQSASSMPVLIRSNTTSLLDRASTLDQRDHRPNTLDYRTGNMDHRNNIMNHRTSTLDQRDHRTSTLDQRDHRTSTLEQRDHRTSTLDQRSKTMDRGCSMKEGQSRKLSINRKSNSFSVQSGRD, encoded by the exons TGTTGGTCAAGAGGTGCAGAGGGTCAGTGTCATCAGTAACCTCCCAAGTCTCGTCCGACAGAATCCAGCTGAAACATTTCGTAGAGTGGTACCAAAAGTTCGG GTAACCTGTCCTGTCTGTGTGACCCAGGAGGTTCTGAACGGAGCTGGAGCTGAAATCCAGCTGGCTGCAGCAGCGTCATTTTTAACCATCCTTCAAGATGACATCATACTGATCCACACCCACACTTACTCCATCCTAAAGATTGTCTTGTTGCACCTGAACCACAGAGACACAG TGGTGAGCACCGCCTGGCTGGAAACTCTGCTATTAGCCATCAACGCTCTGCCCAAAGAAACCATCAAACAAGAG GTGCTGAACCCCCTACTACATCAGTCTCAGCTGTCTCACGCTCCTCAGGCTCGGCTGGCCAGCTGTCGCATTTTAGGAAAAGTTGCCTGCAAATTTGATTCCTACAT cgtgaagaaggagctgctgccTTTGGCTCGTTCTTTATGTCAGGACCCGGAGTTTGAAGTCCGAGCCTGTATGTGCCGTCAGCTGGAGAGTATTGCGAGAGCCACTGG ggTGGATGACACCAGAGCAGAGCTTCTTCCTGATCTAGTGGAACTTGCTGGAGATGAGGACAGCAGTGTCCGCCTTGCTGCCTTTGACACAATCACCAACCTAATGGAGATGATGGACAGCG ATGACCAACTCCACATTGTCATTCCTTTGGTGATGGCGGTGTGTGAGGCCTCGCTGCAGGAGGATGAAGCAATTATGGCATCTTTGTCATTCCAGTTTGGGAAGCTCTGCAATGAATTGGCAG GCTCACTGTCAGACGAGCAGAAGAGTCATTTACTGCAGACGTTTAAGGAGTTGTGTACCACTGGCCTGCAGACTGAGGGAAACCAGACTGATAGCAACAACGAATCCACGCTTATCCGCTGCAACTGCTGCTACAATCTGCCG GCTATGGTGGTTTTTGCAGACACAGCTCACTTCCTATCGGAGCTGTACCCTTCTTTCTCTAGTCTTTGTAGTGACCCAGAGGTCTGTGTCCGGCGCAGCGCAGCAGCCAGTTTCCACCAG GTGGTCAAGTTGCTTGGTTCAAAAGTCCAGCTGCTCCACAaagaacttctgtgtctgcttcAGGATGATGCACTGGAG GTGCTGGATGCTCTGATGACTCATGTAGAAGAAACTTTGGAGGCAGTTCTGTCACGAGGAGAGAACCAGTCGCTGGACAACAAG TTCCCAGATCTGATGGCAGGACTACTGTTAGCTGAACAGAAGATTGGACGTTCCTTACGTTGGCGGCTTCACGAGAAGCTCCTGCAACGTTATAGCTGCCTGGCAAGACTGCTACCTGGAGAGCTGCTACACCAGAGCTTCTCCCCTCGCATCTTCATTATCCTCACCACCAAT AAAGTGTTGCCGGTACAGAAGGCGGCAGCTCGCACATTCTGCACATTCCTGCGCTACAACCGCAAACAGGAGCAGCGTCAGGAGATGATGGGGCGACTCATACAAG ATCTGGCTCAGGGACGCAGCTACTGGAATCGTCTGAGGTTCCTAGATGTTTGTGAAACTGCCACAGAGATTTTCTCCAGAAAATACTTCAACAAACATTTCCTGATTCCAGCACTGGAGCTAGTCCATGACCCAGTTGCCAATGTCAG GTACAAGCTGTGCCAGTTGCTGCCCAGGTTGCGTTCTTCACTTCGTCTGCCGGCTGacaaacagctgctgcagaaacTTGACTTCTGCGTCCAGAAGCTGCTTTgcaaagagaaagacaaagatGTGGTGGCCATGATTCGCAAG ACAGTCTTGGAACTGGACAAACTAGACCTCTCAGAACCT TTTCATAAGAGGCAGGAGAGGGACTTGTTGGACcagaagaaggagaaggaggagacgCTGTTGCTGGAGATG GAACAGCTGGAGAGGCAGCAGAATGAAGGAAAACTGAACTCTGACAAACATCCGGAGAGAAAAA GAAGAGACAGCAAGACCGGTCTATCTGCCACCAAGTCCATGTCTGTGTCCTCATCTGCAGGCGCCTCATCCTCCTACG ATAAAGAGATGAGAAAGGCAAAGCTGTCACGGAGTCGGTCTCTCACCAGTCAGCCGACGACGTCTAAACCTGTGACGTCAGACAGATCTCT GAAGGTCAAAGAGCTGAGCAGTGCATCTGCATCCGGGAAGGCCTCCATGTTGACCAGTAAAG ATGACTCTTTAAGGACAGCTCACTTCAGCATGGGAGCCCAGTCTGCCTCCTCCATGCCAGTCCTGATCCGTAGCAACACTACTAGCCTCCTGGACAGGGCCAGTACGCTGGACCAGAGAGACCACAGGCCTAATACACTTGACTACAGGACTGGTAACATGGATCACAGGAACAATATAATGAACCACAGAACCAGTACATTGGACCAGAGAGACCACAGAACCAGTACCTTGGATCAGCGAGACCACAGAACCAGTACTCTAGAGCAGAGAGACCACAGGACCAGTACCTTGGATCAGCGCAGTAAAACAATGGATCGGGGGTGCAGCATGAAGGAAGGACAGTCCAGGAAGCTGTCCAT
- the ppp4r4 gene encoding serine/threonine-protein phosphatase 4 regulatory subunit 4 isoform X2: protein MLPGRMALSPAGVLCGPLEELQELAFIERPIRRSLKTAEEIDQLTVDEDLNDIERAVYLLSVGQEVQRVSVISNLPSLVRQNPAETFRRVVPKVRVTCPVCVTQEVLNGAGAEIQLAAAASFLTILQDDIILIHTHTYSILKIVLLHLNHRDTVVSTAWLETLLLAINALPKETIKQEVLNPLLHQSQLSHAPQARLASCRILGKVACKFDSYIVKKELLPLARSLCQDPEFEVRACMCRQLESIARATGVDDTRAELLPDLVELAGDEDSSVRLAAFDTITNLMEMMDSDDQLHIVIPLVMAVCEASLQEDEAIMASLSFQFGKLCNELAGSLSDEQKSHLLQTFKELCTTGLQTEGNQTDSNNESTLIRCNCCYNLPAMVVFADTAHFLSELYPSFSSLCSDPEVCVRRSAAASFHQVVKLLGSKVQLLHKELLCLLQDDALEVLDALMTHVEETLEAVLSRGENQSLDNKFPDLMAGLLLAEQKIGRSLRWRLHEKLLQRYSCLARLLPGELLHQSFSPRIFIILTTNKVLPVQKAAARTFCTFLRYNRKQEQRQEMMGRLIQDLAQGRSYWNRLRFLDVCETATEIFSRKYFNKHFLIPALELVHDPVANVRYKLCQLLPRLRSSLRLPADKQLLQKLDFCVQKLLCKEKDKDVVAMIRKTVLELDKLDLSEPFHKRQERDLLDQKKEKEETLLLEMLERQQNEGKLNSDKHPERKRRDSKTGLSATKSMSVSSSAGASSSYDKEMRKAKLSRSRSLTSQPTTSKPVTSDRSLKVKELSSASASGKASMLTSKDDSLRTAHFSMGAQSASSMPVLIRSNTTSLLDRASTLDQRDHRPNTLDYRTGNMDHRNNIMNHRTSTLDQRDHRTSTLDQRDHRTSTLEQRDHRTSTLDQRSKTMDRGCSMKEGQSRKLSINRKSNSFSVQSGRD, encoded by the exons TGTTGGTCAAGAGGTGCAGAGGGTCAGTGTCATCAGTAACCTCCCAAGTCTCGTCCGACAGAATCCAGCTGAAACATTTCGTAGAGTGGTACCAAAAGTTCGG GTAACCTGTCCTGTCTGTGTGACCCAGGAGGTTCTGAACGGAGCTGGAGCTGAAATCCAGCTGGCTGCAGCAGCGTCATTTTTAACCATCCTTCAAGATGACATCATACTGATCCACACCCACACTTACTCCATCCTAAAGATTGTCTTGTTGCACCTGAACCACAGAGACACAG TGGTGAGCACCGCCTGGCTGGAAACTCTGCTATTAGCCATCAACGCTCTGCCCAAAGAAACCATCAAACAAGAG GTGCTGAACCCCCTACTACATCAGTCTCAGCTGTCTCACGCTCCTCAGGCTCGGCTGGCCAGCTGTCGCATTTTAGGAAAAGTTGCCTGCAAATTTGATTCCTACAT cgtgaagaaggagctgctgccTTTGGCTCGTTCTTTATGTCAGGACCCGGAGTTTGAAGTCCGAGCCTGTATGTGCCGTCAGCTGGAGAGTATTGCGAGAGCCACTGG ggTGGATGACACCAGAGCAGAGCTTCTTCCTGATCTAGTGGAACTTGCTGGAGATGAGGACAGCAGTGTCCGCCTTGCTGCCTTTGACACAATCACCAACCTAATGGAGATGATGGACAGCG ATGACCAACTCCACATTGTCATTCCTTTGGTGATGGCGGTGTGTGAGGCCTCGCTGCAGGAGGATGAAGCAATTATGGCATCTTTGTCATTCCAGTTTGGGAAGCTCTGCAATGAATTGGCAG GCTCACTGTCAGACGAGCAGAAGAGTCATTTACTGCAGACGTTTAAGGAGTTGTGTACCACTGGCCTGCAGACTGAGGGAAACCAGACTGATAGCAACAACGAATCCACGCTTATCCGCTGCAACTGCTGCTACAATCTGCCG GCTATGGTGGTTTTTGCAGACACAGCTCACTTCCTATCGGAGCTGTACCCTTCTTTCTCTAGTCTTTGTAGTGACCCAGAGGTCTGTGTCCGGCGCAGCGCAGCAGCCAGTTTCCACCAG GTGGTCAAGTTGCTTGGTTCAAAAGTCCAGCTGCTCCACAaagaacttctgtgtctgcttcAGGATGATGCACTGGAG GTGCTGGATGCTCTGATGACTCATGTAGAAGAAACTTTGGAGGCAGTTCTGTCACGAGGAGAGAACCAGTCGCTGGACAACAAG TTCCCAGATCTGATGGCAGGACTACTGTTAGCTGAACAGAAGATTGGACGTTCCTTACGTTGGCGGCTTCACGAGAAGCTCCTGCAACGTTATAGCTGCCTGGCAAGACTGCTACCTGGAGAGCTGCTACACCAGAGCTTCTCCCCTCGCATCTTCATTATCCTCACCACCAAT AAAGTGTTGCCGGTACAGAAGGCGGCAGCTCGCACATTCTGCACATTCCTGCGCTACAACCGCAAACAGGAGCAGCGTCAGGAGATGATGGGGCGACTCATACAAG ATCTGGCTCAGGGACGCAGCTACTGGAATCGTCTGAGGTTCCTAGATGTTTGTGAAACTGCCACAGAGATTTTCTCCAGAAAATACTTCAACAAACATTTCCTGATTCCAGCACTGGAGCTAGTCCATGACCCAGTTGCCAATGTCAG GTACAAGCTGTGCCAGTTGCTGCCCAGGTTGCGTTCTTCACTTCGTCTGCCGGCTGacaaacagctgctgcagaaacTTGACTTCTGCGTCCAGAAGCTGCTTTgcaaagagaaagacaaagatGTGGTGGCCATGATTCGCAAG ACAGTCTTGGAACTGGACAAACTAGACCTCTCAGAACCT TTTCATAAGAGGCAGGAGAGGGACTTGTTGGACcagaagaaggagaaggaggagacgCTGTTGCTGGAGATG CTGGAGAGGCAGCAGAATGAAGGAAAACTGAACTCTGACAAACATCCGGAGAGAAAAA GAAGAGACAGCAAGACCGGTCTATCTGCCACCAAGTCCATGTCTGTGTCCTCATCTGCAGGCGCCTCATCCTCCTACG ATAAAGAGATGAGAAAGGCAAAGCTGTCACGGAGTCGGTCTCTCACCAGTCAGCCGACGACGTCTAAACCTGTGACGTCAGACAGATCTCT GAAGGTCAAAGAGCTGAGCAGTGCATCTGCATCCGGGAAGGCCTCCATGTTGACCAGTAAAG ATGACTCTTTAAGGACAGCTCACTTCAGCATGGGAGCCCAGTCTGCCTCCTCCATGCCAGTCCTGATCCGTAGCAACACTACTAGCCTCCTGGACAGGGCCAGTACGCTGGACCAGAGAGACCACAGGCCTAATACACTTGACTACAGGACTGGTAACATGGATCACAGGAACAATATAATGAACCACAGAACCAGTACATTGGACCAGAGAGACCACAGAACCAGTACCTTGGATCAGCGAGACCACAGAACCAGTACTCTAGAGCAGAGAGACCACAGGACCAGTACCTTGGATCAGCGCAGTAAAACAATGGATCGGGGGTGCAGCATGAAGGAAGGACAGTCCAGGAAGCTGTCCAT